The DNA segment GCGCGCGCCGAGCGCGCCCACCACCGGCAACACGAAGCTGAGCAGCGCGACGACGGCGGCCGATCGCCGTACCTCGCCGTCGCGGCGGCGCAGTGCCAGCCGGACGATCTCGTAGAGGCCGAAGCCGCACAGGACGACGCCGAAGCCGAGCACCGGGGTGCCGCCCAGCGCGGCGAGCGGCAGGAAGACGCCGTCGGCCTGTCCGAAGGCGACCTTGCCCCAGGGGAACCCGCCGAAGGGCATGCGCGCGCGTACCGCTTCCCCTGCGGTCCACAGCGCCGCCGCCCACACCGGCCACACGGGCAGCCTCGACACGGCGGCGATGCCCACGCCGACGAGCGCGACATAGACGGCCTCGATGGCGACGAGGGCGATCCAGGGGCCGGGGCCGACCTCCACACCGGTCCACACCAGGAGCGGCAGCAGGAAGCCGAGGCCGAAGAGGTAGCCGAGGCCGAGCGCCGTCTTCCAGGTCCGGCCGCGCAGCGCCCAGGCGAAGCAGGCGAAGGCGGGCAGCGCAAGCCACCACAGGGTGCGGGGCGGGAAGCTGACGTAGAGGAGCACGCCGCTCAGCGCGGACACGAGGGCCGGGACCAGGCGGATCAGGCGGGCGCGGGCGCCCTTGGCCGGGGACGGCTGGAGCCGGTCCGGCCGGTCCACGGAAGTTGCGGTGACGGTCACCCTGGGGAGTGTACGGCGGTCCGCACACCCCCCGACATGCCGGTCATCACGGCATTCACGCGCAACTCGTCCACAAATCGGCCCGCAGCCGTTAGCGTGATCCGAGCCTCGGCGGCGCGGCCGGTCCCGGCCGGATGCCGTCGCGAGGTGCGGCCACAGGTCGGGGGACCGGGTGCGAGGGGCAACGGGTGGCGTCGACGGGGATGGAGCGCGCGTCCGGGGTGGACGTGGACCGCGCGGGACGGAACGGGTCCGACGGTGCGGGGATGGTCCTGCTCGGGCTGTGCGCGGCCTGGGCTCTGATATCGGCGGCGGCGCACGACGGGCGGCCGGAGGGGATGCTGCTGGCCGTGCTCGCCACGGCGGCGGGCTGCGCGGCGGGGCGGATGTCGGGGGCGCTGCTCCCGGTGGCCGCGCCGTGCGCCGGGGCGGCGGCCGCGCTGGTGCTGGCCGTGACGATGCCCGGCCCGCTGCCGGGACCGGCCTACGCGGCTCCGCTCGGGCAGGCCGGTGCCGTGGCGGCGCTGCTGGCGCTGGCCACGGGCGCGCTGTGCTGCGCCGCCTGGTCGACGCCGGTGCCGGGGATGCGGCCCCTGCTGTGGCTGTCGGCGGCCGCGCTGGTGCCGGCCGGGGCGCTGCTGGGTTCGCCGGGCGGCTGCGCGGCCGGGGGCGCGGTACTGCTGTGCTCGGTGGCCGCCGGTTCGATCCCGTACCGGGGCGCGGGCCTGGCCGGACTGTCGGTCGTGGCCGGGGTGGCGGCGGCCGCGGTGTGGGGGCTGGCGGCGGGGGTGCTGCCGGGCGGGTTCGCCGCGGAGTTCACGGAGCGGATCGGGCCGTACCGGGTGGGGCTGTGGGGCCGGGCGCTGCGGCTGGCCCGGGAGGCGCCGGTGTGGGGGGTGGGGCCGGGGCGTTTCGGTACGCCTGGTGATCCGGTGGGGCGGCCGCACTCGGCGCCGCTGCAGTTGCTGGCCGAGCAGGGGGTGGTGGGGGCGCTGCTGCTGGCGGCGGTGTTCGGTTGGGTGCTGCACGCCCTGTGGCGAGCGGCCCGGCCGACGCCGGTGGTGCTGACGGCGGGTGCGGCGCTCACGGCGCTGGCGGTGATCGCGTCGGTGGGTGACGCGCTGAGCTTCACCACGGTGACGGCGGGCGCGGGACTGCTGGCCGGGTGGGCGACGGCGCGCCCGTGGGGCGAGGAGGAGCGGGCGCCCCGCGCGGAGCCGGTGCCCCGGCAGGAGCCGGTGGGCTGAGCGGGTCGGTGCGCGTCGTCAGTGCGCGTTGCCCGGGGTGATGGCGAGCAGCCGGGCCCGGATGACGCGGACCGCCGACTCGGCGTTGTCCACGGTGATGGTGAAGGTGTGGCCGTCCCACAGGCTGAGCACGATGCCCTCGCCCCGGCGGACGACCACGGCGGTGCCCTTCTCGGGGCGCCAGCGGTAGCCCCAGCCGCCCCAGTGCCGGGGGGTGACGTGCGGGAGGTACTCGGCGTCGACGACCTGGGAGAGCGGGATGCGGCGGCGCGGCAGCCCGACATGGCCGCAGCGGACCTCCAGCGCGTCCCGGTCCAGCTTGAGGTCGACGTGCACGAAGGCGAGTGTGCCGAACAGGACGAGCAGCCCGACCGCGATGCAGCCCACCACGGACATGACCAGGGCGATGATCCCGGAGGTCCACGCGGACTGCACGGCCAGTTCGATGCCGAGCGCCATGCAGGCGGCGCCGGCCAGCGCCAGCACCCACTGCACGCGGTTGGTGGCGCGTCCGGTCCAGACGTCGGGGTGCGGGGCGTCCTCGGAGTCGCGGTGCTCCCTCATGTCTATGAGGTTACCCAGGTTCCGCCGTGGTGGTATCCGGTCACGCAGAGGTACTGCTCCGGGCGGACGGGCGGACCGCGCGGGCGCCCGGTGTCACATCCGGTCGGCGAGCGGGCCGGTGGTGGGCAGCAGCCGTCCCTCGGCGTAGTGCAGCGCGGCGGCGGGCAGCGCGCTCCCCTCACGGCCGCTGAGCAGCACGGTGAGGGAGCCCCCGGCGGGGGCGTCGGGGGCGGCGCTCTCCCCGATCCGGCGCAGCGCCTGGGAGGCGACGGCTCCGGCGGAGCCGTGCAGCACGAGCGGGGCGGCGCCCGGCTGCTGGACGGCGGCGCGGATGCGTTCCGCGACGAGTTCGTAGTGGGTGCAGCCCAGGACGACGGTCGTGACGTCGGGCGGGGTGAGTTCGGCGGCGGCCGCGACGGTCGCGGCGATGGCCTGCTCGTCGGCGTGCTCGACGGCCTCGGCCAGCCCCCAGCAGGGCACCTCGGTGACCTGGACACCGTGCGCGAAGTCCGCGATCAGACCGCGCTGGTAGGGGCTGCCGGTGGTGGCGGGGGTCGCCCAGATCGCCACGTGTCCGCCGCCGGCCGAGGCGGGCTTGATCGCGGGTACGGTGCCGATCACCGGGATGCCGGGTTCGCAGAGGGCGCGCAGCGCGGGCAGGGCGTGCACGGTCGCTGTGTTGCAGCCGACGATGAGGGCGTCCGGCCGGTGCGCGGCGGCGGCCTCGGCGACGGCGACGGCACGCCGGGTCAGGTCCTCGGGGGTGCGCGGGCCCCAGGGCATACCGTCGGGGTCCAGGGAGAGCACGAGATCCGCGTCGGGCCGAAGGCGGCGGACCGCCGCGGTGGCTGCGAGGAGGCCGATTCCGGAGTCCATGAGCGCGATCTTCACCCGGCCACGATAGTCGATGACCGTTGACGGGCCCTTCGGGTGGGGCAGACTGCGGCCGTGAGCGCCATCGTGTGGACCGCCGCCGTATCCCTCGCCGTCTGGTGCTGGCTGCTGCTGGGCCAGGGCTTCTTCTGGCGCACCGATGTACGCCTTCCCCCGCGCCGCGAGCCCGAGGAGTGGCCCCCGGTCTGTGTGGTCGTCCCGGCCCGTGACGAGGCGGCCGTGCTGCCCGCGAGCCTGCCCTCGCTGCTCGCCCAGGACTATCCGGGCCGGGCGGAGGTCTTCCTGGTGGACGACGGCAGCCGCGACGGCACCGGTGAGCTGGCCCGCGAGCTGTCCGCGCGGTACGGCGGGCTGCCGCTCACGGTGGACTCCCCCGGTGAGCCGCCCGAGGGCTGGACGGGCAAGCTGTGGGCGGTCCGGCACGGGATCGCGCTGGCTCGCGCGCGTGATCCCGAGTTCCTGCTGCTGACGGACGCGGACATCGCGCACGCCCCGGACAGCCTGCGCTCCCTGGTCGCGGCGGCCCGTACGGGTGACTTCGACCTGGTCTCCCAGATGGCCCGGCTGCGCGCGGAGAGCCCCTGGGAGCGGCTGGTGGTCCCGGCCTTCGTCTACTTCTTCGCCCAGCTCTACCCGTTCCGGTGGATCGGCCGCCGGGGAGCGCGTACGACGGCTGCGGCCGGGGGCTGTGTGCTGCTGCGGGCGGACATGGCCGAGCGGGCCCGGATTCCGGACGCGGTCCGGCACGCGGTCATCGACGACGTGGCGCTGGCGCGCGCGGTGCGGGCGAACGGCGGCCATCTCTGGCTGGGCCTGGCGGACCGGGTGGACAGCGTGCGCCCGTACCCGGGGCTCGGCGAGCTGTGGCGCATGGTGGCGCGCAGCGCGTACGCCCAGCTCAGGCACAGTCCGGCGCTGCTGCTGGGCACGGTGGCGGGGCTGGTGCTGGTGTATCTGGTGCCGCCCGTGTCGGTGGTGGCGGGCGCGGCCGTGGGGAGCGCGCCGACGTGCGCGCTCGGCGCGGTGGCGTGGGCGGTCATGGCGGCGACGTACGTGCCGATGCTCCGCTACTACCGGCAGCCGCTGTGGCTCGCTCCTCTGCTGCCCTTCACGGCGTTCCTGTATCTGCTGATGACCCTCGACTCGGCGGTCCGGCACTACCGGGGCCGGGGCGCCGCCTGGAAGGGCCGTACCTACGCGCGCCCCGACGCCGTGCCGGACGAGGGCTGAGGGCGGCTCACTTGCGGCCGGGCGTCCAGTTCATGCCCCAGCCGTAGGCCCGGTCCACGGTGCGCTGCGGGCTCACCCCGCGCTCCGGGACCAGATAGCGGGCCTCGCGCCGGACGACGAGGTCGCCGCCCGCGTCGGTGATCAGCGCGAGCGCGCACACCGTGGAGGGCACCGTGCACTCGTCCAGCGAGAAGTCGATCGGGGCGCCGTGCTGGGGCCGCAGGGTGACGGTGGCGTGCAGGTCGGCGAAGGAACGGGCGCCCTCGTAGATGGTGACGAACACCAGGACCCGTCTGAGGTGCTCCTTGTGGTCGAGACTGATGGTGAGGTTCTCACCGTCCGTCACGGCCCCGGTCCGGTCGTCGCCGTCGAGATGGATGTACGGCGGCCGCTCCAGCGCCCCGAAGGCGTTGCCGAGGGCCTGTACGACGCCTTTGCGGCCGTCGGCGAGTTCGTACAGGGCGCACAGGTCGAGGTCCACGTCACCGGGTCCGGGGCCCCGGCCGCGGCCGGTGATGTGCTTGCGGGTCTGCCAGTTGAGGTTGACGCGCATGACGCCGGAGGTGCCGCCCTGCTTGGCCAGGGACACCGAGGGGGTCGCCTTGGTGAGTGTGACCTTGGCGGGCGGGGCCGGCGGCGCGGCCGGGGCGGGGGGTGCTGCGGGGTGCCCGGGGTGCTGGGGTACGTCGACGGTGATGCCGAAGTCCGTCGCGAGGCCCTCCAGTCCGCTGTCGTAGCCCTGGCCCACGGCCCGGAACTTCCAGGAGCCCTGGCGGCGGTAGAACTCGCCGAGGACGAAGGCGGTCTCCACGGTGGCGCCGGTGCTGTCGAAGCGGGCGGCGGTGTCTCCCGTGGCGGGGTCGGTGACCTGGACGGCGAGACCGGGGACCTGGCCGAAGGTGCCGCCGTCGGCCGAGGCCGCGAGGACGATCCGTTCGACGCCGGCCTCCACGCGCGCGAGGTCGACGAGCAGGGTGTCGGTGACCTGCGCCCCGCCGGCCCGCTTGCCCTCGTGGCGGACCGCGCCGGAGGGATGCGCGGGCTGGTTGTAGAAGACGAAATCGCCGTCCGCGCGGACCCTGCCGCCCGAGAGAAGCAGTGCCGAGGCGTCCACGTCGGGGATGCCGGGGCCCGCCCGGCGGGTCACCTCGACACGGAGCGCGGTGACGGGCACCGGTGTGTTCGACCCCTTGGGCATTGACATGTCCGCCCCCATCTGTACATCTTCCGACGCTCCGTCAACCGCCGGTAATCGGACAGGAACTCGCCTTTTACACGATCCAGACACCGGATGGAGTCCATTTTTGCCAAGTTCGCTCGGATTAGCGATCGCAGATCGCCGCCGACACGGAAAACAACCCTCTTATCGGTCTCCCCAACCAGCACATCGTGGGCTTAACTTATGTGCCATGACCTCCCCCCGCTCCACCTATGGCGGCGGCTACTACTCCGCCTCCTTCCCGGACACCCCGATCTACGACTCGCTCGTGGCCGAGCGGGGCACCCCGCAGATCGCCCCGATCCGGGTCCCGGCCGCCTATGACACCGGTCTCGGCATGCAGTCCTCCCCGGG comes from the Streptomyces seoulensis genome and includes:
- a CDS encoding O-antigen ligase family protein — translated: MVLLGLCAAWALISAAAHDGRPEGMLLAVLATAAGCAAGRMSGALLPVAAPCAGAAAALVLAVTMPGPLPGPAYAAPLGQAGAVAALLALATGALCCAAWSTPVPGMRPLLWLSAAALVPAGALLGSPGGCAAGGAVLLCSVAAGSIPYRGAGLAGLSVVAGVAAAAVWGLAAGVLPGGFAAEFTERIGPYRVGLWGRALRLAREAPVWGVGPGRFGTPGDPVGRPHSAPLQLLAEQGVVGALLLAAVFGWVLHALWRAARPTPVVLTAGAALTALAVIASVGDALSFTTVTAGAGLLAGWATARPWGEEERAPRAEPVPRQEPVG
- a CDS encoding aspartate/glutamate racemase family protein; its protein translation is MKIALMDSGIGLLAATAAVRRLRPDADLVLSLDPDGMPWGPRTPEDLTRRAVAVAEAAAAHRPDALIVGCNTATVHALPALRALCEPGIPVIGTVPAIKPASAGGGHVAIWATPATTGSPYQRGLIADFAHGVQVTEVPCWGLAEAVEHADEQAIAATVAAAAELTPPDVTTVVLGCTHYELVAERIRAAVQQPGAAPLVLHGSAGAVASQALRRIGESAAPDAPAGGSLTVLLSGREGSALPAAALHYAEGRLLPTTGPLADRM
- a CDS encoding glycosyltransferase, with protein sequence MSAIVWTAAVSLAVWCWLLLGQGFFWRTDVRLPPRREPEEWPPVCVVVPARDEAAVLPASLPSLLAQDYPGRAEVFLVDDGSRDGTGELARELSARYGGLPLTVDSPGEPPEGWTGKLWAVRHGIALARARDPEFLLLTDADIAHAPDSLRSLVAAARTGDFDLVSQMARLRAESPWERLVVPAFVYFFAQLYPFRWIGRRGARTTAAAGGCVLLRADMAERARIPDAVRHAVIDDVALARAVRANGGHLWLGLADRVDSVRPYPGLGELWRMVARSAYAQLRHSPALLLGTVAGLVLVYLVPPVSVVAGAAVGSAPTCALGAVAWAVMAATYVPMLRYYRQPLWLAPLLPFTAFLYLLMTLDSAVRHYRGRGAAWKGRTYARPDAVPDEG
- a CDS encoding TerD family protein; amino-acid sequence: MSMPKGSNTPVPVTALRVEVTRRAGPGIPDVDASALLLSGGRVRADGDFVFYNQPAHPSGAVRHEGKRAGGAQVTDTLLVDLARVEAGVERIVLAASADGGTFGQVPGLAVQVTDPATGDTAARFDSTGATVETAFVLGEFYRRQGSWKFRAVGQGYDSGLEGLATDFGITVDVPQHPGHPAAPPAPAAPPAPPAKVTLTKATPSVSLAKQGGTSGVMRVNLNWQTRKHITGRGRGPGPGDVDLDLCALYELADGRKGVVQALGNAFGALERPPYIHLDGDDRTGAVTDGENLTISLDHKEHLRRVLVFVTIYEGARSFADLHATVTLRPQHGAPIDFSLDECTVPSTVCALALITDAGGDLVVRREARYLVPERGVSPQRTVDRAYGWGMNWTPGRK